One Clupea harengus chromosome 12, Ch_v2.0.2, whole genome shotgun sequence DNA segment encodes these proteins:
- the ywhah gene encoding 14-3-3 protein eta, protein MADREQLIQRARLAEQAERYDDMASAMKLVTELSEPLSNEDRNLLSVAYKNVVGARRSSWRVTSSIEQKTATDGNEKKLELVRAYRETIEKELESVCQDVLNLLDQYLIKSCDESQMESKVFYLKMKGDYYRYLAEVATGEKRTAAVESSEGAYKEALESSKSMAATHPIRLGLALNFSVFYYEIQNAPEQACQLAKEAFDEAIGHLDNLNEDSYKDSTLIMQLLRDNLTLWTSDQQDSEAGETNN, encoded by the exons ATGGCTGACCGGGAGCAGTTGATTCAGAGAGCCCGCTTGGCGGAGCAGGCAGAGCGCTACGATGACATGGCCTCCGCCATGAAACTG GTGACCGAGCTGAGCGAGCCCCTCTCCAACGAGGACCGCAACCTGCTGTCGGTGGCCTACAAGAACGTGGTGGGTGCACGGCGCTCGTCTTGGCGCGTCACCTCCAGCATCGAGCAGAAGACGGCCACTGACGGCAATGAGAAGAAGCTGGAGCTGGTGCGCGCCTACCGCGAGACCATCGAGAAGGAGCTCGAGTCCGTGTGCCAGGACGTGCTCAACCTGCTCGACCAGTACCTCATCAAGAGCTGCGACGAGAGCCAGATGGAGAGCAAGGTGTTCTACCTGAAGATGAAGGGCGACTACTACCGCTATCTGGCCGAGGTGGCCACGGGCGAGAAGCGCACGGCCGCCGTGGAGTCCTCGGAGGGCGCCTACAAGGAGGCGCTCGAGAGCAGCAAGAGCATGGCGGCCACGCACCCCATCCGCCTGGGCCTGGCGCTCAACTTCTCGGTCTTCTACTACGAGATCCAGAATGCACCTGAGCAGGCGTGCCAGCTGGCCAAGGAGGCTTTCGACGAGGCCATCGGGCACCTGGACAATCTGAACGAGGACTCCTACAAGGACTCCACGCTCATCATGCAGCTGCTGCGAGACAACCTGACGCTCTGGACCAGCGACCAGCAGGACAGCGAGGCCGGAGAAACCAACAACTGA